A genomic stretch from Gavia stellata isolate bGavSte3 chromosome 24, bGavSte3.hap2, whole genome shotgun sequence includes:
- the TOR2A gene encoding LOW QUALITY PROTEIN: prosalusin (The sequence of the model RefSeq protein was modified relative to this genomic sequence to represent the inferred CDS: inserted 2 bases in 1 codon), producing the protein MAKHPAPGGGEMAQKGAGARISNFETKRRKSSHLPSAIHLLGHDSWSRPFAPRPAPLVTPLCASPRPALWPHLSSPRPRAGHAGSCSAGGAGAXAAAMAPGAAAAAALALALLLVAAARPAAAWDLWALRCGFSADCECGFGPDLRGLEYDLAVNLVGQPLVRQQVMKGLREFLENRNPVKPLVMSFHGSTGTGKTYVSSMLVRYLFQGGLQSPYVHQFSPILHFPHAEQIEQYKESLKRWIQGNLTNCGRSAFLFDEMDKMHPGLIDVIIPFLGPSWVVYGTNYRKAIFVFISNAGGEQINEMTLDLWRARKDREEISLQDLEPAISKAVFENPQSGFWKSGIINEDLIDFVVPFLPLKHHHVKQCVVSELVQQGLEVRPDVVQEVADSIPYFPEEEKIFSSTGCKTVASRISFFF; encoded by the exons ATGGCCAAGCACCCGgcaccaggaggaggagagatggCCCAGAAAGGCGCTGGGGCACGAATCAGCAATTTTGagacaaagaggaggaaaagcagccaCCTCCCATCTGCAATCCACCTCCTCGGACACGACAG CTGGTCACGCCCCTTTgcgcctcgccccgccccgctgGTCACGCCCCTTTgcgcctcgccccgccccgcgctctGGCCCCACCTCTcctcgccccgcccccgcgcGGGGCACGCCGGGAGCTGTAGTGCGGGCGGTGCCGGAGC GGCGGCCGCCATGGCCcccggagcggcggcggcggcggcgctggccCTGGCGCTGTTGCTGGtggccgccgcccgccccgccgccgcctggGACCTGTGGGCGCTGCGCTGCGGCTTCTCGGCGGACTGCGAGTGCGGCTTCGGGCCCGACCTGCGCG GTCTGGAGTATGACTTGGCCGTGAATCTGGtggggcagcccctggtgaGGCAGCAGGTGATGAAGGGACTGAGGGAGTTCCTGGAGAACCGGAATCCGGTGAAACCCCTCGTGATGTCCTTCCATGGCTCGACTGGAACAGGCAAAACCTACGTGAGCTCCATGCTCGTCCGCTACCTCTTCCAGGGTGGGCTCCAGAGCCCCTACGTTCACCAGTTCTCTCCGATACTGCATTTCCCCCATGCTGAGCAGATAGAGCAGTACAAG GAAAGCCTGAAGCGCTGGATCCAAGGGAACTTGACAAACTGTGGACGGTCGGCCTTTCTCTTTGACGAGATGGACAAGATGCACCCGGGCCTGATCGATGTGATCATACCGTTCCTGGGACCCTCATGGGTTGTGTATGGGACCAACTACCGCAAAGCGATCTTCGTCTTCATAAG CAACGCAGGAGGGGAGCAGATCAACGAAATGACGCTGGATCTGTGGCGTGCCCGCAAGGACCGGGAGGAAATCAGCCTGCAGGACCTGGAGCCGGCCATCTCCAAAGCCGTGTTTGAAAACCCTCAGA gTGGATTCTGGAAATCTGGGATCATTAACGAAGATCTCATTGATTTTGTGGTGCCCTTTCTCCCATTGAAGCACCACCATGTAAAGCAGTGCGTCGTCAGCGAACTTGTCCAGCAAGGCCTCGAAGTACGTCCGGATGTTGTCCAGGAGGTGGCTGACAGCATCCCCTACTTcccagaagaggagaaaatattcTCATCAACAGGCTGCAAAACAGTGGCCTCTCGGATCAGTTTTTTCTTCTAG